GGTCGAAAAGTGGCGATGACGCTATCGGTTTTGCTGATGTCATTTGGCTCACTACTAATAGCGTTCCTTCCCGGTTACAATAGCATTGGCATTGCAGCACCTGTTATGTTGCTGGTTGCGAGACTCCTTCAGGGATTGAGTGTAGGAGGTGAATATGGCACCTCGGCAACTTACCTGAGCGAAGTTGCAACTGAAAAGCGCCGTGGCTTTTATTCCAGTTTTCAGTATGTGACATTGATCGGCGGGCAACTCATTGCGCTGGGGCTGCAATTGATTTTACAAAATATCTTCCTGACAGATAAGCAAATGCACGATTGGGGTTGGCGTTTACCATTCATTTTTGGTGCATTACTGTCACTGGTTGCTCTTTACCTGCGCGCCCATTTGAATGAAACACAAGCATTTAAGGCAAAAGACCAGGAAGTAAAGAAAAAAGGATCACTTACAGAACTGCTCAAACATCCGAAAGCGATTTTGACCGTAGTCGGACTTACGATGGGTGGCACGCTGGCCTTTTATACCTACACTACTTATATGCAGAAGTTTCTGGTAAACACTGTCGGACTTTCCAAGTATCAGTCGACCATGCTTACTTTTTGCTCACTATTTATATTCGCAATGCTGCAACCGGTTTTTGGAGCGATCAGTGACAGGATTGGCCGAAAACCCTTACTAATATCTTTTGGAGTTCTGGGAACATTATTCACTTATCCTCTCTTAAATACGCTCAGTCACACTACTAGCATGTGGTCTGCATTCGGCTTGCTAATGGTCGCATTAATAATCGTGAGCGGCTACACTTCCATCAATGCCGTCGTAAAGGCAGAGCTTTTTCCGGTGGAAGTTCGTGCTCTGGGCGTGGGCCTTCCTTACTCTGTTACAGTTGCTATTTTTGGCGGCACTGCCGAGTACTTTGCTCTTTGGGCCAAAAACCTGGGTCATGAAAGTTACTATTACTGGTACGTGACCATCTGCATTTTTGCCTCCCTGATTATATACGTGCGTATGAAAGATACCAAGAAAACCTCTCTGATCGAGCACGAATAATCTTGGAATAAATAAATTATCTCTTGACAAAATCCATTCGGTTCGGTAACTTTAAAGACACTAAATCTTTTATTGTTATGAACGTGATGGATCGAATCGAGCATTGGGGCGATACGCATCATCCTGCCTGGATGGACATTGTTCGTATTGCTTTGGGAGTATTTCTGTTTGTCAAGGGTATCAGCTTTATCAGCGATACAACGCAGCTTTCCCGTCTTGTGACCGGGCTGGATTTTCACCTGTACACCGTGACCGCCGTGCATTATGTGGCGTTTGCCCACATTTTCGGGGGTTTCATGATCGCAATGGGATGCCTCACTCGGTTCGCTTCGATCATACAAATCCCTATTCTGCTCACGGCAGTATTCTTCGTCAATATCCGGATGGGCTTTTCTTATCTGAATTCGGAACTCTGGCTATCACTCATTACACTGATCGTCGTAGTTACTTTTGCAATCATCGGATCCGGTAAATATTCGATGGACGAGTACATGAAGAACCACAATAACTAGATCAGTTCGGGTGCGGTTTTGTATAAATATTTCCGCTTGTATTCCAGGGGCGTCATGTCCGTGACTTTCTTGAAATGCCGGTAAAAGTTGGAAACATTATTGAAACCGCATTCGAAACAAATTACTTCAGTCGCCAGCTTATCTTCGATTAGCAACCTGCAGGCCTGGCTGATTCTTATTTCTACCAAAAAATCATTATAGGTTTTCTTCGTCATTAATTTAAAATACCTGCAAAACGAAGTGATACCCAGATTGGCAATAGCCGCCACATCCTGCAGTGAAATGTC
This Dyadobacter sp. UC 10 DNA region includes the following protein-coding sequences:
- a CDS encoding MFS transporter, coding for MEQVLPKNDTNWRLKAIIGGSAGNLVEWYDWYAYSAFSLYFASAFFPDSNPTVQLINTAGIFAVGFLMRPIGGYIFGKLADTKGRKVAMTLSVLLMSFGSLLIAFLPGYNSIGIAAPVMLLVARLLQGLSVGGEYGTSATYLSEVATEKRRGFYSSFQYVTLIGGQLIALGLQLILQNIFLTDKQMHDWGWRLPFIFGALLSLVALYLRAHLNETQAFKAKDQEVKKKGSLTELLKHPKAILTVVGLTMGGTLAFYTYTTYMQKFLVNTVGLSKYQSTMLTFCSLFIFAMLQPVFGAISDRIGRKPLLISFGVLGTLFTYPLLNTLSHTTSMWSAFGLLMVALIIVSGYTSINAVVKAELFPVEVRALGVGLPYSVTVAIFGGTAEYFALWAKNLGHESYYYWYVTICIFASLIIYVRMKDTKKTSLIEHE
- a CDS encoding DoxX family protein, which codes for MNVMDRIEHWGDTHHPAWMDIVRIALGVFLFVKGISFISDTTQLSRLVTGLDFHLYTVTAVHYVAFAHIFGGFMIAMGCLTRFASIIQIPILLTAVFFVNIRMGFSYLNSELWLSLITLIVVVTFAIIGSGKYSMDEYMKNHNN